The Chaetodon auriga isolate fChaAug3 chromosome 22, fChaAug3.hap1, whole genome shotgun sequence genome contains a region encoding:
- the pah gene encoding phenylalanine-4-hydroxylase isoform X2 — MDAAYKRVNGNYGPEAETGDPDTGRRRGSSYLEEETSVKSEVLSCIFSLKEEVGALAKALRLFEEKGINLTHIESRPSRMNKEQYEFFISVDSTSSQALDEVIDGLRTQISGHVHELSRNKEKDTVPWFPNDIQDLDRFANQILSYGSELDADHPGFTDPVYRVRRKEFADIAYNYRHGQTIPRVEYTEAERATWGKVFTELKTLYPTHACREHNRVFPLLEKYCGYRSDNIPQLEDVSRFLQSCTGFRLRPVAGLLSSRDFLAGLAFRVFHSTQYIRHGSKPTYTPEPDICHELLGHVPLFADPSFAQFSQEIGLASLGAPDEYIEKLATVYWFTVEFGLCKQGSEIRAYGAGLLSSFGELQYSLTDKPKLLPFDPDKTSLQKYPITEYQPVYFVAESFEDAKEKVRKFAATIPRPFSVRYNAYTQSIEVLDNTQQLRNLADSINSEMGKLCEALRKLE, encoded by the exons ATGGACGCAGCGTATAAGAGAGTCAATGGAAACTACGGgccagaggcagagacagggGACCCAGACACAGGG aggagaaggggCTCCAGCtacctggaggaggagaccaGCGTAAAGTCAGAAGTGCTCTCCTGCATCTTCTCCCTGAAAGAGGAGGTCGGAGCTTTGGCCAAGGCTCTGCGGCTCTTTGAG GAGAAGGGCATCAACCTGACGCACATCGAGTCCCGTCCGTCGCGGATGAACAAAGAACAGTACGAGTTCTTCATCAGCGTGGACTCCACCAGCTCCCAGGCCCTGGACGAGGTCATCGACGGCCTGCGCACACAAATCAGCGGCCACGTGCATGAGCTGTCACGCAACAAAGAGAAGGACACAG TGCCGTGGTTCCCTAACGACATCCAGGACTTGGACCGCTTTGCCAACCAGATCCTCAGTTATGGTTCTGAGCTGGATGCTGATCACCCG ggctTCACAGATCCAGTGTACAGAGTCCGCAGGAAGGAGTTTGCTGACATTGCCTACAACTACAGACA TGGACAAACCATCCCTCGAGTGGAGTACACGGAGGCGGAAAGGGCCACGTGGGGCAAGGTGTTCACGGAACTAAAGACTCTGTACCCGACTCACGCCTGCCGCGAACACAACCGGGTCTTCCCCCTGCTGGAGAAATACTGCGGCTACAGGTCGGACAACATCCCACAGCTGGAGGACGTCTCCCGCTTCCTGCAGT CGTGCACAGGCTTCCGGCTTCGCCCGGTGGCCGGCCTCCTGTCGTCCCGGGACTTCCTGGCTGGACTGGCCTTCCGAGTCTTTCATTCCACGCAGTACATTCGTCACGGCTCCAAGCCCACATACACGCCTGAGCC GGATATCTGCCATGAGCTCCTGGGACACGTTCCTCTGTTTGCTGACCCTAGTTTTGCCCAATTCTCACAG GAAATCGGCCTCGCCTCCCTTGGTGCCCCTGATGAGTACATTGAGAAACTTGCAACT gtgtACTGGTTCACTGTGGAGTTTGGCCTGTGCAAGCAGGGCTCAGAGATCAGAGCTTACGGAGCTGGCCTGCTTTCATCGTTCGGAGAGCTGCAG TACTCCTTGACAGACAAACCCAAGCTCCTGCCCTTCGACCCCGACAAGACCAGCCTCCAGAAATACCCAATCACAGAGTACCAGCCTGTGTACTTTGTCGCTGAGAGCTTTGAAGATGCCAAAGAGAAAGTCAG GAAATTCGCAGCCACCATCCCCAGGCCTTTCTCAGTGCGCTACAATGCCTACACTCAGAGTATTGAAGTGCTGGACAACACCCAGCAGCTCAGGAACCTGGCCGACAGCATCAACA GTGAAATGGGGAAACTGTGCGAAGCCCTGCGGAAACTGGAGTGA
- the pah gene encoding phenylalanine-4-hydroxylase isoform X1: protein MDAAYKRVNGNYGPEAETGDPDTGQRRRGSSYLEEETSVKSEVLSCIFSLKEEVGALAKALRLFEEKGINLTHIESRPSRMNKEQYEFFISVDSTSSQALDEVIDGLRTQISGHVHELSRNKEKDTVPWFPNDIQDLDRFANQILSYGSELDADHPGFTDPVYRVRRKEFADIAYNYRHGQTIPRVEYTEAERATWGKVFTELKTLYPTHACREHNRVFPLLEKYCGYRSDNIPQLEDVSRFLQSCTGFRLRPVAGLLSSRDFLAGLAFRVFHSTQYIRHGSKPTYTPEPDICHELLGHVPLFADPSFAQFSQEIGLASLGAPDEYIEKLATVYWFTVEFGLCKQGSEIRAYGAGLLSSFGELQYSLTDKPKLLPFDPDKTSLQKYPITEYQPVYFVAESFEDAKEKVRKFAATIPRPFSVRYNAYTQSIEVLDNTQQLRNLADSINSEMGKLCEALRKLE, encoded by the exons ATGGACGCAGCGTATAAGAGAGTCAATGGAAACTACGGgccagaggcagagacagggGACCCAGACACAGGG cagaggagaaggggCTCCAGCtacctggaggaggagaccaGCGTAAAGTCAGAAGTGCTCTCCTGCATCTTCTCCCTGAAAGAGGAGGTCGGAGCTTTGGCCAAGGCTCTGCGGCTCTTTGAG GAGAAGGGCATCAACCTGACGCACATCGAGTCCCGTCCGTCGCGGATGAACAAAGAACAGTACGAGTTCTTCATCAGCGTGGACTCCACCAGCTCCCAGGCCCTGGACGAGGTCATCGACGGCCTGCGCACACAAATCAGCGGCCACGTGCATGAGCTGTCACGCAACAAAGAGAAGGACACAG TGCCGTGGTTCCCTAACGACATCCAGGACTTGGACCGCTTTGCCAACCAGATCCTCAGTTATGGTTCTGAGCTGGATGCTGATCACCCG ggctTCACAGATCCAGTGTACAGAGTCCGCAGGAAGGAGTTTGCTGACATTGCCTACAACTACAGACA TGGACAAACCATCCCTCGAGTGGAGTACACGGAGGCGGAAAGGGCCACGTGGGGCAAGGTGTTCACGGAACTAAAGACTCTGTACCCGACTCACGCCTGCCGCGAACACAACCGGGTCTTCCCCCTGCTGGAGAAATACTGCGGCTACAGGTCGGACAACATCCCACAGCTGGAGGACGTCTCCCGCTTCCTGCAGT CGTGCACAGGCTTCCGGCTTCGCCCGGTGGCCGGCCTCCTGTCGTCCCGGGACTTCCTGGCTGGACTGGCCTTCCGAGTCTTTCATTCCACGCAGTACATTCGTCACGGCTCCAAGCCCACATACACGCCTGAGCC GGATATCTGCCATGAGCTCCTGGGACACGTTCCTCTGTTTGCTGACCCTAGTTTTGCCCAATTCTCACAG GAAATCGGCCTCGCCTCCCTTGGTGCCCCTGATGAGTACATTGAGAAACTTGCAACT gtgtACTGGTTCACTGTGGAGTTTGGCCTGTGCAAGCAGGGCTCAGAGATCAGAGCTTACGGAGCTGGCCTGCTTTCATCGTTCGGAGAGCTGCAG TACTCCTTGACAGACAAACCCAAGCTCCTGCCCTTCGACCCCGACAAGACCAGCCTCCAGAAATACCCAATCACAGAGTACCAGCCTGTGTACTTTGTCGCTGAGAGCTTTGAAGATGCCAAAGAGAAAGTCAG GAAATTCGCAGCCACCATCCCCAGGCCTTTCTCAGTGCGCTACAATGCCTACACTCAGAGTATTGAAGTGCTGGACAACACCCAGCAGCTCAGGAACCTGGCCGACAGCATCAACA GTGAAATGGGGAAACTGTGCGAAGCCCTGCGGAAACTGGAGTGA
- the th2 gene encoding tyrosine hydroxylase 2: protein MKTDSAAQAAPFSGRKQSLIEDARRERSSGSAGSPGPSRYGDGFVFEEKDGRVTLNVLFTLSNEKNTGFFKTGKIFETFEAKLLHIESRPGRKSKNSSTDLDFFMKCEVHSSDLDVFINSLKRVADDVRSIPEEKVPWFPRQMKDLDRCNMLITKFDPDMDQEHPGYSDPEYRKRRAFISELAFRYKQGDLLPTVEYTAEEVATWREVYRQLRSIYPSLACRQFMDGLQQLERDCGYGEDRIPQLREVSAFLKEKTGFQLRPVAGLLSARDFLNSLAFRVFQCTQYIRHSSAPMHSPEPDCCHELLGHIPMLADKEFAQFSQEIGLASLGASDEDIEKLSTLYWFTVEFGLCKQNGAVKAYGAGLLSSYGELVYALSNEPEYRPFNPEETAVQPYQDQTYQPVYFVSESFEDAKIKLRRYSAAIKRPFAIRYDPFTCSMEVLDQPSKIQNALSQMREDLKTLHSALEKLSSS from the exons ATGAAGACGGACAGCGCGGCGCAGGCGGCGCCGTTCAGCGGCAGGAAGCAGAGCCTGATCGAGGATGCGCGCCGGGAGCGCAGCAGCGGCTCCGCGGGCTCTCCGGGGCCCTCCAGGTACGGAGACGGCTTCGTGTTCGAGGAGAAGGACGGCAGGGTCACTCTGAACGTCCTGTTCACCCTCAGCAATGAGAAAAACACGGGCTTCTTCAAAACGGGCAAAATATTCGAG ACGTTTGAGGCAAAACTTCTGCACATCGAAAGTCGACCGGGGAGGAAGTCAAAGAACAGCAGCACCGACCTGGACTTCTTCATGAAGTGTGAAGTTCACAGCTCGGACCTGGACGTTTTCATCAACTCCCTGAAGAGAGTCGCTGACGACGTTCGCTCCATACCGGAGGAAAAAG TTCCCTGGTTTCCCCGACAGATGAAAGACCTCGACAGATGCAACATGTTAATAACCAAATTTGACCCCGACATGGACCAGGAGCATCCG GGATACAGCGATCCAGAGTACAGAAAAAGACGAGCTTTCATCTCTGAGCTTGCCTTCAGATACAAACA GGGGGACCTGCTGCCCACCGTGGAGTacacagcagaggaagtggCCACATG GAGGGAGGTTTACCGGCAGCTGAGGAGCATTTACCCGAGTCTGGCCTGCAGGCAGTTCATGGAcggtctgcagcagctggagagagactgTGGCTACGGAGAGGACCGCATCCCTCAGCTCAGAGAGGTTTCCGCCTTCCTGAAAG AGAAAACTGGTTTCCAGCTGCGTCCAGTCGCCGGCCTGCTGTCAGCCAGAGACTTCCTCAACAGTTTGGCCTTCAGGGTGTTTCAGTGCACTCAGTACATCCGTCACTCGTCTGCTCCCATGCACTCCCCCGAGCC AGACTGCTGTCATGAACTGCTCGGCCATATTCCCATGCTGGCAGACAAAGAGTTCGCCCAGTTTTCACAG GAGATCGGACTTGCCTCGCTTGGAGCTTCAGATGAAGACATTGAGAAACTGTCAACG TTATACTGGTTTACGGTGGAGTTTGGCCTCTGCAAGCAGAACGGCGCAGTCAAAGCCTACGGTGCTGGACTCCTGTCGTCTTATGGAGAACTCGTG TACGCTCTGTCCAATGAGCCCGAGTACAGGCCGTTTAACCCCGAGGAGACAGCAGTGCAGCCGTATCAGGACCAAACCTACCAGCCGGTTTACTTTGTGTCAGAGAGCTTCGAGGACGCCAAGATCAAGTTAAG GAGATACTCTGCAGCCATCAAGCGTCCCTTCGCAATCCGCTACGACCCCTTTACCTGCAGCATGGAGGTTCTGGATCAGCCCAGCAAGATCCAGAACGCTCTGAGCCAGATGAGAGAAGACCTGAAGACCCTTCACAGCGCCCTGGAGAAGCTCAGCTCGTCTTAA